Part of the Phycodurus eques isolate BA_2022a chromosome 3, UOR_Pequ_1.1, whole genome shotgun sequence genome, ATGTGGGGGATACATTTCAGACAGATGTGCAATAGGTGGAAATCAGTGATATAGAGAAACActatggaaacaaaaaaacccacagcATTTTTACAATAGTTTAAACTTGTAAACTTATTAAGCAACACTTTGAAGCAGTGGCTCTCATCCGTTACCCTGTGAACATTGTCGCCAAGTCGCAACCCACTTTTATATGTTCAgatcaataaaaagaaatgtattgtttaaaagtaacatttgaaaacaCGTATTATCATATTTTAAACAATGCTATAGTTAAGAGTTCAAAGAACTCTCTAAGAAACTGAAGAGTAACATGATACTTGTTTATAATgcttaatgttgtgtgtgtgaatggaggAATGTAGTCCCATGCGCTGACCTGAGTGTCTGCTGTagttttgaattttattttactaaGGGTCcacgacccaccagttgagaatcactgctttaaagTATTCCTCAGTGCCCATTGTCACTCTGGCTTGCATGGTTCCCAAATAAAGATCCCAattgtgcttgcttcaagtgtttatttcatcactcccagttgaagttttactgtaaagctgagacaaaaacaaaagattaaacATAGTATATTTAAACAGGAATATTCAAACACGTCTttcttagcttaatgctaacctaTAATGTGAAACTTCATGGACGAGCTAATAAATCCTTATACAACAATAGTCCCATGcatattgtattatattctCCTCAAACACTGCATCTTGGGTTGTGTGATCagagtcttttttcttttcttttccaatcCAACACCAGGATGTGAACTTGGACTACCTGGCAAAGATGACCAATGGCTTCTCAGGAGCTGACCTCACAGAGATCTGCCAGAGGGCGTGTAAACTGGCCATCAGGGAGAGCATCGAGAACGAGATCcgcagagagagggagaggcaGACCAATCCTTTAGCTATGGTCAGTCCTCATCCTTTGGTCTTGGCCCCGATCAAGTTCAATATTATTTTCAACACGTTTGCTCTTCGTAGGAGGTGGAAGAGGATGACCCCGTGCCTGAGATTAGGAAGGACCATTTTGAGGAGGCCATGCGATTCGCCCGCCGCTCTGTCAGCGACAACGACATCCGCAAATACGAGATGTTTGCACAGACGCTGCAGCAGAGTCGTGGCTTCGGCAGCTTCAGGTACATACAGTTTTGGTCTTGATTCGTGAGCATGCATTCAGAACCccttcagtgttttttttattttgtgcaccATTTTAGAATAGTACTGTAGCAGTTTTAGAGATTATGTCTGAGTCACAGATTATGGTCTCCTAAAATACACCAATTTGTAATCCTCTTGCAAAATGATTGCGCATGTTTGTCTAAACCAGCTGTAGGAAAAGTACAGGCTGCTGCTCACATCTGGGTTGTCCTCATGTTAGCAACGTCGTCATTGTCGTCACTGTCCCAACTTAGTTTGCAGTTGGTGCTCAAAATGtcagcacattaaaaaaaaaaagcacaatgtagccttttttttattttattttatgattaaatAGCGATTCATAGAGCGAGGCCTGCTGCAAAAAATGCAGTGCATAATTGACACCCTGTAAAAGTTTTAATTACCTATACATTAcacaagatggcgacaaagcactacttttatctAAATAAAAGTCAACTCCCTTCATCATACATAAATTCCTTGGAACCAAAGACCTGTGATTTGGCCTGAGCAAAAAGTGTTGTTgaactgtttttgaatgaataaCTGAGGACAAGTTACCCAAATATGCACAAATGGGTGAATATGTCGGGGATTATCGTAATGTTATGTACAATTGCCCAAACCTTTTTCAATTTTGAGGGCTTTtcctaaaacaaaaactgaaacaaacaCTACGTTGTATGTAATTCACTACAGGGGTAGAATTACATGATTGTTAAAGTATGACGGTGATTTTTGCAGGTGaccaacattttatttgttttaaatacatttgggcAAAAAAATTACAGGGCATTATTTTAGGAGAGAGACTCATCTGTCCAGCTTCTGTACTGCTTAccctcattattattattatgtaatttTACTGATTGCTTATTttgttcaacatttttatttcctaatcATAACATATGCCATAGCCATGTATTATCTTATTAAAACGATGCAATTTACCGCTTCATGGAAAGACAAATTCCTATGGAACGCACTTGAGGTTGGCGGGGCCCTCAACAACCATTTTGGTTCCTCACATGGATCGCTGGTCAAAAAGCGCTCTTCTTTTTCAGGTTCCCCAACAGCACCACAGGCGGCAGTGGTCCAAGCCACGGCTCAGGAGGAAGTGGCACCGGTCCCGTTTTCAATGAAGATAACGACGACGACCTTTATGGATAAATGTGTACACTGCCCCATAGTGGTCAGCACAGGGATAACACCTGTACAAATTCTCACCAGATTCCACCTTTTTAGGACTTTGTGCTTCTTTcttttgttcctgttttttgtaTGAGTTCCCTCGGAGACAGCATGTTGCCACTTGGCTTGCCCTGGCTTTGTTGTGGGCAGGGAGAAGGGGATGTTTGCAAATGGAAGGTGAGTGATGGAGCTTTTCCaatggggggggaggggggggtttaTTGAGTGGCCTCGTTTTCAGTATACTATATGATAGTTAGTGGCGGGATTCTATGCTAGACCTTgagaaatggagaaaaaaaaattgctaaattacttttgttttttaaaaataaaacagtagcATATAATGTATTAAATTTGTCAAGGTTAtgttgttgaaaataaaatctcacgTGTTACAAATGTCTCTGCTTCAAATGACACATTCCTGTCTCCCCTCTCTCGAATTGTTCTTTGATGTGACACTGTCACTTGTCTATTCCTGCACTCCCAATTGCAATTTGGTCCGCAATCAATCTGTGCCAACATCTTTTGACAAGCTATTGTCATAACTATTAGGAAGCTTTAAGTGGACAATGGTTGACACCCATGGTGGTTCTCGACCGCTTTTAGTGGAGCGGGGGGCCATTTCCGCATTTGTTGTTCAGTGGCATGTGAACTTCTGATTGGAAGGTAAATGCAATGGTAGAGCCAAGCTTGAAAAGGGTTTCAAGCTTTCCGTCTCATGGTACCGCTGCAATTTTGCTTACAATAATACTGCTGGGCTGAATTGGTATTGCCTGCAGCGATATTTAGCAACCTCATGGATTAGTGGTTTACTGATGCCTGCAGTGACATTCAGAGTCAGACATGTACAGCAACATATGGTTTATTGTTGTCTGCAGAGCAATACTGAGACATTAGGCTGTCTATGGCATTATGCAGTTTACTGTTGGGGAAAAGTTTACTTCAGGTGTGTCCAAACTAATTTCGtccactttattattattttttttaaaaaagcccaTGGCATATACTAAATATAACTGACAGCCCTACAAATCTTTTTAACAGGAGAGGCATAGTGAAATGTGGGTGTCGATAAAGTAATTGGTGACTAAAAATTGTAATAGTCTCCCTTCAAAACTGTGAATAAAGAGCaaacgttccccccccccccccttctgctTTGTATCAAGGTATATGATTTAACATCCCATTAATGAGCCTTTAGTAACTGCTTTCAGAATGGTCATCTTACTAAAGGAAGCTCCGATCTATTCTGGTGGAATACAGGGTCATGGGCCACCCCAAAATGTAAAATCCTTAATTTGTCTTAAAACCCTTAACAGAAAGGTGTGAGGAAGCAGTTTTTCAAAACTACAATATATAATACTGAAAATTCTCAGAATTGATTTGTGTACTAATTATCACATAGATGACTTGAGTAATCCTAAATTGATTTTGAGATATTAAATGACAAATTGCACATGAGGTGCAGGTAATATTGACTCAGTAAGGGTCATTGAATGGGAAATAAGGGTGTTCAGCATCTCTCCAAAGTCTCTTGCCATCCCTCTGTGGAAAAGCAAATTGGTCATGCTACAGTTGAGTTGTTTAGAACAAAAACTCTGACATTGTGCCAGAGTACACGCATGCAATCACCTCGACTGTTGGGGCGATGAAGCGTTGGCTGCGATTTAAAGCGGCAATCAGCTTCATGTCCTCCTCTGACAGGGAAAAGTCAAAAACCTGCAGGTTCTGATGGATTCTGGAGGTGGTCACACTTTTGGGGATGCACACGACGCCCCTCTGAATGTGCCACCTGCAGATACGGGACTACATTTTGTCACATGTACACTTCCTGGCCACAACATATCGgtaaacctgttcaatcaaatgagagccaatacaatcaaaacatttttagacaATGGTATAAATATCCATACTATGTTTATAAAGGTTGAAGCTGTGATACAACTCTTTTATTGGCTCTTAGATTTTACAAATGGTTTTAAATTGTTGCTCTTTAACCTGAGTATGATCTGGGCAGGTGTCTTGTGGAGTCGCTGAGCTATTTCTCCCAGTTGGGGATCCTGCAGGAGACAAGGTTCCTCGGCAGAGGCCCAGGGTCGATCCCCGCTGCCCAGAGGACTGTAGGCTGTCAAGCAAACTGCCGCTGACCTGAGGGATATAACGCATATGAGCACAGGCTCTCCTTTTAGTagaaaacaaaaagggaaatcCAACTTTGATACTCACTGACAGTGAGCCAACAGATCTGCTTGGGACAAATATGGATGACATTCCACCTGCAGCAAAAATGAGAGGCAAGCTGTGTcaaaaaggttccaggactggtgttacaaaagagattttttttaaacccaaactgCTAAGAATGAGTTAgtagtttgggtttcaaatctagatttttgttttgtaacaccATGACAACGCGCCTGCTCACAAATCCTTACAGAGGAGCTAATGTCTACCCAAGGTAAATGAAGTTTACCTGGTTTACCACAGGCTTGTGTCTGGCCATtctgatgatgtcatccatCTGCCTGGTATTGAAGTTGGACAGCCCAATGGCCTTGACCAGGCCTCGGTCTACGAGGTCCTCCATGGCGCCCCAAGTGTCTGTATAGTGTCTGTCTGAGTAACACACACTTCCGTCTTCCCGTCGAGGCATCAGCTCCTTTCCCGGTCTGAACACATGAAGAACATGCAAcgtgaaacacacacatgcacgtacaGTGCAAGCCGCTGTAAAGAATCCCTCACTGAAAGGCCATGGGCCAGTGCATCAGATAGAGGTCCACATAGGAGAGACCCAGGTGGGCCAGggtggtcctgcatgcttcctcaACATCTGAGGGCTCGTGTTTGGTGTTCCACAGTTTAGACGTCACAAACACTTCGTCACGACACAAAGCCTACAggcaaaagaacaaacaaacacacggcTTACAGTTTGTGCCGTGTCAGTACAACACACGCTTGGTTCAACCCTTTATATTGTACACGCACTGAAATTGTGACACTTCATGATGTACATCAACATAtaatgttttgattgacagctatCTATATATTTGCTATTGTGGTTGGGTTTGAGGTAGCGTGGTGAACCAGTAGTTGGCCCATCTGCTTCACAATTTGCGGAAGGACACCAGAGTGGTGCAGCGGAAGCGTGCTGggcccataacccagaggtcgATGGATCAAAACCATCCCCTGCTAAAATTTTAACATTGCTACGGTAGGCAAAGTTTGCTTGGACTCACCCCACCCAAGACATCACCGTCTCCATAATAAGCACTATCCAACAACGGAACATTAAAACCTGCAGTTTATCAGTATTACCGCACTACTGCACCATTCACTTATGTTAATGACCCTCAGTACTTTTGCATTTATATCCTAAATGTGCATTTTGCTATAGTAGCTTGTTTGCTGTCGTACTAAAGAGGCTCCAAATTGACCGACTGActtaaaatgaagacaaatccCTGAGGATTTGtatcaacaaaataacaaacaagTCTGTGTGCCTGTGAATCTgcacatttgaattaaaatggGCCAATTTGAGCAGCACCATCACGAGACGGTTAAATACTGGACAACGTCACCTTGCCCGGACCGACCCTGAGAGCCAGAGCCTCTCCCACCTCCTGTTCATTGCAATACGCTGCCGCGCAATCAATGTGTCTGTAGCCGCAGTCCAAAGCTGTCAGCACGGCCTGTTTCACCTGAAACACATTGTGTCAGCACAACCATTCATCAGCCACAACAATAGCGATGTTTTTTGttctgtaaaggcagaatttgctGTAGTATTAAAGTGTTCTTTGAGTACGTAAATGCTTCTACCTGTCCCGGGGCACTCTTCCATGTACCGAGGCCGACCGTGGGCATCTTCTGGCCTGTCGTGAGAATCATGAAGGCGCTCATGTTCCACCTCTGTGCAGCTAACACATAAAGTGAGTCTGTGAAGTCAGCGGTCACTATAACCAAGTCCTGACAGTCACAAATGGCTTCAAATAtagggagtaaaaaaaaaaaaaacagtaataagTCATCATTAAAGAAAATACTCAAGAAAATTACAAGATATCACAAAacaa contains:
- the akr1a1a gene encoding aldo-keto reductase family 1 member A1-A isoform X2, with translation MSAFMILTTGQKMPTVGLGTWKSAPGQVKQAVLTALDCGYRHIDCAAAYCNEQEVGEALALRVGPGKALCRDEVFVTSKLWNTKHEPSDVEEACRTTLAHLGLSYVDLYLMHWPMAFQPGKELMPRREDGSVCYSDRHYTDTWGAMEDLVDRGLVKAIGLSNFNTRQMDDIIRMARHKPVVNQVECHPYLSQADLLAHCQSAAVCLTAYSPLGSGDRPWASAEEPCLLQDPQLGEIAQRLHKTPAQIILRWHIQRGVVCIPKSVTTSRIHQNLQVFDFSLSEEDMKLIAALNRSQRFIAPTVERDGKRLWRDAEHPYFPFNDPY
- the akr1a1a gene encoding aldo-keto reductase family 1 member A1-A isoform X1, translating into MLDILTICDCQDLVIVTADFTDSLYVLAAQRWNMSAFMILTTGQKMPTVGLGTWKSAPGQVKQAVLTALDCGYRHIDCAAAYCNEQEVGEALALRVGPGKALCRDEVFVTSKLWNTKHEPSDVEEACRTTLAHLGLSYVDLYLMHWPMAFQPGKELMPRREDGSVCYSDRHYTDTWGAMEDLVDRGLVKAIGLSNFNTRQMDDIIRMARHKPVVNQVECHPYLSQADLLAHCQSAAVCLTAYSPLGSGDRPWASAEEPCLLQDPQLGEIAQRLHKTPAQIILRWHIQRGVVCIPKSVTTSRIHQNLQVFDFSLSEEDMKLIAALNRSQRFIAPTVERDGKRLWRDAEHPYFPFNDPY